The following coding sequences lie in one Changpingibacter yushuensis genomic window:
- the nuoL gene encoding NADH-quinone oxidoreductase subunit L yields the protein MSSAVEAVPASGAASIVWLCVAIPLLSAGFLLVAGKATNSWGHWLSIAASTASFVVAFAAFIQMVGLPSDQRVMDAVVYRWIPAGDFSIDLAVRLDPLSMTFLLLVTFVGTLIHIYSVGYMKHDPERRRFFAYLNFFVASMLLLVLGNSYLVLFVGWEGVGLASYLLISFWNHIPENATAGKKAFIMNRVGDMGMLIAMMIMFSAFGTVTFSGVNEGIATASSGTATAIGIFLLLAACGKSAQFPLQAWLGDAMAGPTPVSALIHAATMVTAGVYLMVRSGAIYAVSSSAQLLVAIIGAITLVFGAIVGSAKDDMKKVLAASTMSQIGYMMLAAGLGPVGAAFAIFHLVTHGFFKANMFLGAGSVMHAMNDEVDMRGFGGLRKYMPITWATFLCGYLAIIGFPFLSGFYSKDKIIEAAFTGEGWQPWVFGGLAMLVAGLTAFYMSRLFFMIFHGKERFATTGPNAHHPHEAPASMYVPQIVLAIGSLGLGFALNQIGFVSWLEPAIGGVEHGEPVLPVPVITGLTLVLIAAGVLLAWRMYVAQDVPLAAPVGSGLTRAARRDLYQDDFNEAVFMKPGMGLAASVAVVDHYGVDGAVEGVGKGSVGLGGLVGRLQNGYARSYAGYMALGVVVALIVALASRI from the coding sequence GTGTCATCCGCGGTGGAGGCCGTGCCCGCATCGGGTGCAGCCAGCATCGTGTGGCTATGCGTGGCAATACCGCTTCTTAGTGCGGGATTTCTTCTGGTTGCCGGGAAGGCGACAAACTCGTGGGGCCACTGGCTCTCGATCGCTGCATCAACAGCGTCTTTCGTGGTGGCGTTTGCTGCGTTCATACAGATGGTTGGCCTTCCCTCCGACCAGCGAGTAATGGACGCTGTGGTCTACCGTTGGATCCCTGCTGGGGATTTCTCGATTGATCTGGCAGTACGCTTGGATCCACTTTCAATGACGTTCTTGTTGCTCGTCACGTTTGTGGGAACACTCATCCATATCTACTCTGTGGGCTACATGAAGCACGACCCCGAACGGCGTCGCTTCTTCGCATACCTCAACTTCTTCGTTGCTTCGATGCTTTTGCTTGTACTGGGCAACTCCTACTTGGTTCTGTTTGTCGGTTGGGAAGGCGTCGGTCTGGCGTCGTATCTGCTGATTTCCTTCTGGAACCACATCCCGGAGAACGCCACCGCAGGCAAGAAGGCATTCATCATGAACCGCGTAGGCGACATGGGAATGCTCATCGCAATGATGATCATGTTCTCTGCTTTCGGCACTGTGACCTTCTCTGGGGTCAACGAAGGCATCGCGACGGCGTCGTCTGGTACCGCAACCGCAATTGGTATCTTCCTATTGCTGGCAGCGTGCGGTAAGTCTGCGCAGTTCCCCCTGCAAGCTTGGTTGGGTGACGCTATGGCTGGCCCCACACCAGTTTCCGCACTCATCCACGCAGCAACAATGGTTACTGCTGGTGTCTACCTTATGGTTCGATCTGGCGCGATCTACGCAGTCTCATCTTCGGCCCAATTGCTTGTGGCCATCATCGGCGCGATCACGTTGGTCTTCGGAGCAATTGTTGGTAGCGCGAAGGATGACATGAAGAAGGTCCTCGCGGCCTCCACAATGTCGCAGATCGGCTACATGATGCTTGCTGCTGGTCTTGGGCCGGTTGGCGCAGCGTTCGCAATCTTCCACCTTGTGACTCACGGTTTCTTCAAGGCCAACATGTTCCTTGGGGCCGGTTCGGTCATGCACGCGATGAACGACGAAGTCGATATGCGTGGCTTCGGCGGGTTGCGCAAGTACATGCCGATCACCTGGGCCACCTTCCTCTGTGGTTACTTGGCAATCATCGGTTTCCCGTTCCTATCTGGTTTCTATTCCAAGGACAAGATTATTGAGGCGGCATTCACCGGTGAAGGCTGGCAGCCGTGGGTGTTTGGCGGGCTCGCGATGCTCGTTGCGGGGCTGACTGCTTTCTACATGTCCCGTCTGTTCTTCATGATTTTCCACGGCAAGGAGCGTTTCGCCACCACCGGCCCGAATGCGCACCATCCTCATGAGGCTCCGGCTTCGATGTACGTGCCGCAAATTGTCCTTGCTATTGGTTCGCTGGGTCTTGGCTTTGCTCTCAACCAGATTGGCTTTGTATCGTGGCTGGAACCTGCCATCGGTGGAGTCGAGCACGGTGAGCCAGTGCTTCCCGTTCCCGTTATTACCGGGCTGACGCTTGTGCTCATCGCAGCGGGTGTGCTGCTGGCATGGAGGATGTACGTGGCTCAGGACGTCCCGCTGGCCGCTCCTGTTGGATCCGGTCTGACCCGTGCGGCACGCCGTGATCTTTACCAGGACGATTTCAACGAAGCCGTCTTTATGAAGCCGGGTATGGGCCTGGCCGCCTCGGTTGCTGTTGTCGATCACTACGGTGTGGATGGCGCAGTCGAAGGCGTTGGCAAGGGTTCGGTGGGTCTTGGCGGACTAGTCGGCCGCCTGCAGAACGGCTACGCGCGCTCCTACGCGGGGTATATGGCACTCGGTGTTGTTGTCGCTCTCATCGTCGCGTTGGCGTCGAGAATCTGA
- a CDS encoding polyprenyl synthetase family protein: MEKVEALLQKEVTVGDTRLDHATSHLAKAGGKRLRPALVLLTAELGPRPDSQEVFDSAVSVELTHLASLYHDDVMDEAPMRRGVPSAHQAFGNSVAILSGDVLFARASRIVAGLGPRAVALHATTFERLCTGQLHETIGRLSDQSPKDHYISVLADKTGSLIAASARYGVISSGASEDLAERLALYGEKIGVGFQLADDVIDIMSDGETTGKTPGTDMREGVDTMPTILLREQRAAGTLDPLGLHILDILENSDLDSDEALAELVANLRQHPVMDETRRMAQEWVADGVALLDVVPSGEIREGLEEFARQAVDRTA; this comes from the coding sequence ATGGAGAAGGTGGAAGCCTTGCTCCAGAAGGAAGTGACGGTTGGCGACACTCGCCTAGATCACGCGACATCTCATCTTGCTAAGGCGGGAGGCAAGCGGCTGCGCCCGGCGCTGGTGTTGTTGACGGCGGAGCTTGGCCCGCGCCCAGATTCTCAAGAAGTGTTTGATTCTGCCGTTTCGGTGGAGTTGACCCACTTGGCTTCGCTCTACCACGACGACGTCATGGATGAGGCTCCGATGCGCCGGGGCGTACCTTCGGCGCACCAAGCGTTTGGGAACTCGGTGGCGATTCTTTCTGGTGACGTGCTTTTCGCGCGGGCATCACGAATCGTGGCGGGGCTGGGGCCGAGGGCAGTGGCACTTCATGCCACTACCTTCGAACGGCTATGTACGGGGCAATTACACGAGACCATCGGCCGCTTGTCAGACCAGTCTCCAAAGGATCATTACATCTCTGTTCTGGCAGACAAGACGGGCTCTCTGATCGCAGCCTCAGCTCGCTACGGTGTCATTTCCTCGGGAGCGTCCGAGGATCTGGCAGAGCGGTTGGCGTTGTACGGCGAGAAGATCGGTGTTGGTTTCCAGTTAGCCGACGACGTCATCGACATCATGTCTGACGGCGAAACCACGGGAAAGACTCCTGGCACAGACATGCGCGAGGGCGTGGACACGATGCCTACGATCCTTCTGCGCGAGCAGAGAGCGGCGGGGACTCTTGATCCGCTTGGTCTGCATATCCTGGACATCTTGGAGAACTCGGATCTCGATTCGGACGAGGCACTCGCTGAACTCGTGGCTAATCTACGTCAGCATCCTGTAATGGATGAGACGCGCAGAATGGCTCAGGAGTGGGTGGCCGACGGCGTCGCGCTTTTGGATGTTGTGCCGTCTGGCGAGATTCGTGAAGGGCTCGAAGAGTTTGCGCGGCAGGCGGTCGATCGGACTGCCTGA
- a CDS encoding NADH-quinone oxidoreductase subunit M: MQSANEAAFPWLTVLILVATVAALVLWLVKPLHKVARPVGLGVSVLILLGFVAAVVSGFDVSRADEVQLTELYSWIPQIGVSIAWGINGMGLVMIALSVVLVPVVLLAAWNELEEETDSRAAGYVAWVLALEAIIIGIFAARDVFVFYMLFELMLIPVFFMIGRYGGAGRRRAAVKFLVYSLVGGLIMLVGVIGVYVQGPGGPQGFLIDNLAGAVSGSSTVTMLLFLSFFIGFAIKAPMFPVHTWLPDATEQAPAGTSTLLVGILDKIGTFGMIALCLPLFPEAASDAAMAIMILAVVSILWGGFMAITSKNLMRLIAYTSVSHFGFMILGIFSGSSVAMTGAILYMVAHGVATGALFLVVGFLGRRGGSYEISAYGGWQRVTPLIAGTFLVAGLASIALPGLSGFIPEYLILVGTYQINASLAIVAVFGVILAALYILVPYQRVFTGPKPDLSVPDMDLREKVVAGVLIAGMLFLGFAPAPVLDVVRPVAEISAQNITTQSQDAAASAADATVTAVEGSTK; encoded by the coding sequence ATGCAATCCGCAAATGAGGCAGCCTTTCCCTGGCTGACAGTACTCATCCTTGTGGCAACTGTTGCGGCACTTGTGCTGTGGCTTGTCAAGCCACTGCACAAGGTAGCTCGCCCAGTGGGACTGGGAGTCTCCGTTCTCATCCTGCTTGGTTTCGTAGCAGCTGTTGTGTCAGGATTTGACGTTTCGCGCGCCGACGAGGTTCAGCTCACCGAGCTGTACAGCTGGATTCCACAGATCGGTGTTTCGATCGCGTGGGGTATCAACGGTATGGGTCTTGTCATGATCGCGCTATCGGTTGTACTCGTTCCTGTAGTACTCCTGGCAGCGTGGAACGAACTTGAGGAAGAAACCGATTCTCGCGCTGCAGGATACGTGGCATGGGTGCTCGCTCTCGAAGCGATCATCATCGGCATCTTCGCTGCGCGCGATGTCTTCGTGTTCTACATGCTCTTTGAGCTCATGCTCATACCAGTCTTCTTCATGATTGGGCGTTATGGCGGCGCTGGCCGCCGCCGCGCTGCCGTCAAGTTCTTGGTGTACTCGCTGGTCGGCGGCCTGATCATGCTGGTTGGCGTCATTGGAGTCTACGTTCAGGGCCCCGGGGGGCCTCAGGGCTTCCTCATCGACAACCTCGCGGGTGCAGTATCTGGCTCGTCCACAGTGACCATGCTGCTGTTCTTGTCGTTCTTCATTGGTTTCGCCATCAAGGCGCCGATGTTTCCCGTGCACACGTGGTTGCCGGATGCCACAGAACAGGCTCCAGCAGGAACCTCAACTCTGCTAGTGGGTATTCTGGACAAGATCGGCACCTTCGGAATGATCGCACTGTGCCTCCCGCTTTTCCCGGAGGCAGCAAGCGACGCCGCGATGGCAATCATGATTCTGGCTGTTGTCTCCATCTTGTGGGGTGGGTTCATGGCTATCACGTCAAAGAACCTGATGCGCTTGATCGCCTACACATCGGTTAGCCACTTTGGTTTCATGATTCTTGGCATCTTCTCCGGAAGCTCTGTGGCCATGACTGGAGCCATTCTCTACATGGTCGCCCACGGTGTAGCAACTGGCGCACTCTTCTTGGTGGTCGGCTTCCTTGGACGCCGCGGAGGGTCGTACGAGATCAGCGCTTACGGCGGGTGGCAGCGTGTAACGCCACTTATCGCAGGTACGTTCCTAGTGGCTGGTCTGGCATCAATCGCACTACCAGGGCTATCGGGCTTCATTCCCGAGTACCTCATCTTGGTGGGCACCTACCAGATCAATGCAAGCCTCGCGATCGTGGCCGTTTTCGGTGTTATTCTCGCAGCTCTTTACATCTTGGTTCCTTACCAGCGTGTATTTACGGGTCCGAAGCCGGATCTTTCTGTTCCAGACATGGACCTTCGCGAGAAGGTTGTTGCCGGTGTACTCATCGCCGGGATGCTCTTCCTCGGCTTTGCACCGGCTCCAGTCCTAGACGTTGTCCGGCCAGTGGCGGAGATTTCCGCACAAAACATCACCACGCAGTCCCAGGACGCGGCTGCATCAGCAGCTGACGCGACGGTTACCGCCGTAGAAGGGAGCACAAAGTGA
- a CDS encoding NADH-quinone oxidoreductase subunit J, producing MSATTTALTISTGEAILFWVIAVVMVVLAVYGLLVTRRAVYSAGCIIVIMVCLAVLYTMLEAPFMGVVQVLVYTGAILMMFLFVLMMIGVDAADSTHETLRMQRPVAIVAGIGFVVILAGAVLSAVTPDAVGMADANSPTNPEAIAQSIFGSHVLTMELTGTLLIVAALGAMTLTHRESPRKKLSQAELADAKMEAFVQTGRHIGQKPPTGVFAESNSAANPALTVGGEEVADSVPRVLRIRGQARSVAEISPVTAARAASGELDGFAARVPQTGLPGMPGEAAPAYPAAQQATRINPGNEALPDAAESEQEESK from the coding sequence ATGTCAGCTACGACTACAGCGCTGACGATCTCAACCGGTGAAGCAATTCTCTTTTGGGTCATTGCTGTTGTGATGGTTGTTCTGGCCGTCTACGGCCTGTTGGTTACCCGCCGTGCGGTCTACTCCGCAGGTTGCATCATCGTCATCATGGTCTGCTTGGCTGTTCTGTACACGATGCTTGAAGCGCCGTTTATGGGTGTTGTGCAAGTGCTCGTCTACACAGGCGCGATTCTCATGATGTTCTTGTTTGTGCTCATGATGATTGGTGTTGATGCCGCCGATTCGACGCACGAAACGCTGCGGATGCAACGGCCAGTAGCGATCGTAGCGGGAATCGGATTCGTCGTGATCTTGGCAGGTGCTGTGCTAAGCGCGGTTACTCCAGATGCAGTAGGGATGGCGGATGCTAATTCGCCGACAAATCCGGAAGCTATCGCCCAATCGATCTTTGGCTCGCATGTTTTGACGATGGAGCTGACGGGCACGCTTCTCATCGTGGCGGCACTTGGTGCGATGACCTTGACTCATCGCGAATCCCCGCGCAAGAAGCTCTCGCAGGCGGAACTTGCTGATGCCAAGATGGAGGCGTTCGTGCAAACTGGGCGTCACATCGGTCAGAAGCCTCCTACGGGAGTCTTTGCTGAGTCCAACTCCGCAGCAAATCCAGCGCTCACCGTTGGTGGCGAAGAAGTGGCAGATTCGGTCCCTCGAGTGCTTCGCATTCGCGGCCAAGCTCGCTCCGTCGCAGAGATTTCGCCCGTCACCGCAGCTCGCGCGGCCAGCGGCGAACTTGACGGTTTCGCCGCTCGAGTACCTCAGACGGGACTGCCTGGTATGCCGGGTGAGGCTGCTCCGGCTTATCCCGCAGCACAGCAGGCAACGCGTATTAATCCGGGTAACGAGGCTTTGCCGGATGCGGCTGAATCCGAGCAGGAGGAATCAAAGTGA
- the nuoN gene encoding NADH-quinone oxidoreductase subunit NuoN: MGAAVIGVLIESFVPRRGRRATQIIVSLVAVASALVAVIWRWTVVSSDGATSIAQGVDGTSLTGIGTLTEDGPGLTFQLIILVSAFFAFLVIADRTETGEGSFAASAASQPGSMDEREVTGAGYQQTEIFPLALFATGGMLAFTMAADLLTLFIALEALSLPLYVLTATARRRRSLSQEAAMKYFLLGAFSSAFFLMGAAFLYGFSGALDYKSIAGAMITTNGMDMLLIIGVALVLIGMLFKVGAVPFHAWTPDAYQGAPTPITGFMAAGTKIAAFAAMLRFLYTVGRGAQWDITPVMWTIIILTMLVGTVVGLIQTDIKRLLAYSSIAHAGFILIGVNAFSAEGISSVAFYLVAYAIATVGAFGIVTLVHETDAEGNILGEATALSKWKGLGKTNPMLATAMTIFLLSFAGIPLTSGFMGKFAVFSAGVASGETVLVVIAVLASAATAFFYFRLIVLMFFREPEGEGTATVASEGMSIVAIVVCAILTVLIGVFPQPLFDFLAQATVFML; encoded by the coding sequence ATGGGGGCCGCGGTTATCGGTGTGCTTATTGAGTCCTTCGTGCCTCGCAGGGGCCGCCGAGCCACGCAGATCATCGTTTCGTTGGTCGCAGTCGCCTCGGCTCTGGTCGCTGTGATTTGGCGGTGGACTGTGGTCTCCTCCGACGGCGCAACTTCCATTGCACAGGGTGTTGACGGAACCTCCCTCACAGGTATTGGAACACTTACCGAGGATGGCCCGGGACTGACTTTCCAGCTCATCATCCTCGTGAGCGCCTTCTTTGCTTTCCTGGTGATCGCAGACCGTACAGAGACTGGCGAGGGTTCCTTTGCCGCTTCGGCGGCGAGCCAGCCGGGTTCGATGGACGAACGCGAAGTGACGGGCGCTGGCTACCAGCAGACTGAGATCTTCCCGCTGGCACTCTTTGCCACGGGTGGCATGCTCGCCTTCACCATGGCGGCGGATTTGCTAACTCTGTTCATCGCTCTTGAGGCACTTTCGCTTCCGTTGTACGTGCTCACTGCCACCGCGCGTCGTCGTCGGTCCCTTTCCCAAGAAGCCGCGATGAAGTACTTCCTGCTGGGGGCATTCTCATCAGCGTTCTTCCTCATGGGTGCTGCGTTCCTCTATGGCTTCTCAGGGGCATTGGATTACAAGAGCATCGCCGGCGCCATGATCACGACCAATGGCATGGACATGCTGCTCATCATCGGTGTGGCTCTGGTCCTGATCGGAATGCTGTTTAAGGTGGGTGCAGTTCCGTTCCATGCGTGGACGCCGGACGCCTACCAAGGCGCGCCAACTCCGATTACTGGTTTCATGGCTGCAGGTACCAAGATTGCGGCATTCGCTGCGATGCTCCGGTTCCTGTACACGGTTGGCCGCGGTGCACAGTGGGACATCACGCCCGTCATGTGGACCATCATCATCCTCACGATGCTTGTGGGCACCGTTGTTGGCTTGATTCAGACTGACATCAAGCGGCTGCTTGCCTACTCCTCGATCGCGCACGCAGGTTTCATTCTGATCGGTGTTAATGCGTTTTCGGCAGAAGGTATTTCTAGCGTCGCGTTCTACCTTGTGGCATATGCAATCGCGACCGTCGGCGCGTTCGGCATCGTGACGTTGGTTCACGAAACCGACGCCGAGGGCAACATCCTCGGAGAGGCGACCGCACTTTCCAAGTGGAAGGGTCTAGGCAAGACCAACCCCATGTTGGCCACGGCCATGACCATCTTCCTGCTGTCGTTTGCAGGAATCCCGCTGACTTCAGGGTTCATGGGCAAGTTTGCTGTGTTCAGCGCAGGCGTTGCCTCAGGCGAGACCGTGTTGGTTGTGATCGCAGTTCTAGCATCCGCGGCTACAGCATTCTTCTACTTCCGGCTCATCGTGTTGATGTTCTTCCGCGAGCCTGAAGGCGAGGGAACCGCAACTGTGGCTTCCGAAGGTATGTCCATCGTGGCGATCGTGGTATGCGCGATTCTCACTGTTCTCATCGGTGTGTTCCCTCAACCGCTCTTCGATTTCCTTGCGCAGGCCACGGTGTTCATGCTGTGA
- the nuoH gene encoding NADH-quinone oxidoreductase subunit NuoH — MTPTILASVQIADFTEDTWWIWVIKAVFIILYLILSVILALWVERRGLGRMQSRLGPNRVGPLGFGQAFADALKLIIKEDIWLDGADKVMYFLAPVVSAACAFMLMAVLPMGPQVSLFGHSTPLQLADSPVAILFVLAVAALGEYGLVFGGWSTRSTLPLYGAVRSATQMISYELAMGLSLVTVFLTAGSMSTSAIVDSQAGLWNCITLFPAFCVYIISMFGETNRLPFDLPEAEGELVAGHTTEYSSMKFAWYYLSEYINMLNVSMIATTVFLGGWRAGPIVTWIYSLWGGDPNVGWVPMLWFVLKTWVFMFFMIWTRATLLRMRYDHFMKLGWKVLIPTALTWLVCVMVIQGVSAFTDLSRRSLLLAIAIVFLIALVAIWFFGGNDEEEDDASGQPGFVRPEEEFDPMAGGFPVPPMPGQSLPPSPRAQRRDVSSSSRAAVSNIKEADRD; from the coding sequence GTGACGCCGACCATCTTGGCAAGTGTGCAGATCGCTGACTTCACTGAAGACACATGGTGGATTTGGGTCATCAAGGCCGTATTCATCATTCTTTATCTGATTCTTTCGGTCATTCTGGCCCTGTGGGTAGAACGCCGTGGTTTGGGCCGGATGCAGAGCCGACTTGGGCCGAACCGCGTTGGACCGTTAGGTTTCGGTCAGGCTTTCGCCGATGCTCTCAAGCTCATCATTAAGGAAGATATCTGGCTCGACGGCGCCGATAAAGTCATGTACTTCCTTGCACCTGTCGTTTCCGCAGCATGTGCATTCATGCTTATGGCTGTGCTGCCGATGGGACCGCAGGTCTCATTGTTCGGCCATAGCACTCCGTTGCAGCTGGCTGACTCTCCGGTGGCGATTCTCTTTGTGCTCGCCGTGGCGGCACTGGGCGAATACGGCCTAGTGTTCGGTGGTTGGTCCACCCGTTCCACTCTTCCGCTGTATGGTGCCGTTCGTTCTGCAACCCAGATGATTTCCTACGAACTTGCGATGGGTCTCTCGCTTGTGACGGTCTTCCTCACCGCGGGTTCTATGTCCACTTCGGCAATTGTTGATTCGCAAGCCGGTCTGTGGAACTGCATTACGCTCTTCCCGGCATTCTGCGTGTACATCATCTCGATGTTCGGCGAAACCAACCGCTTGCCCTTCGATCTTCCTGAGGCAGAAGGCGAACTAGTCGCCGGCCACACCACGGAATACTCTTCGATGAAGTTCGCGTGGTACTACCTGTCCGAGTACATCAACATGCTCAACGTCTCGATGATCGCCACCACGGTGTTCCTCGGCGGCTGGCGCGCAGGTCCGATCGTGACGTGGATCTACTCGCTGTGGGGCGGGGATCCGAACGTGGGCTGGGTCCCAATGCTTTGGTTCGTGCTGAAGACGTGGGTGTTCATGTTCTTCATGATCTGGACCCGTGCAACACTGCTGCGTATGCGCTACGACCACTTCATGAAGCTCGGGTGGAAGGTACTGATTCCTACCGCGCTTACATGGTTGGTCTGCGTGATGGTTATTCAGGGCGTTTCCGCCTTCACCGATCTATCGCGTCGGAGCTTGCTGCTCGCTATCGCCATCGTCTTCCTGATTGCACTTGTCGCGATCTGGTTCTTCGGCGGCAATGACGAAGAAGAGGACGATGCCTCCGGCCAGCCCGGGTTCGTCAGACCAGAAGAAGAATTCGATCCGATGGCTGGTGGCTTCCCAGTGCCGCCAATGCCGGGACAGTCGCTGCCCCCGTCGCCTCGCGCACAGCGCCGTGACGTATCCAGCTCTTCCCGCGCTGCTGTCAGCAACATCAAGGAGGCTGACCGTGACTGA
- the nuoI gene encoding NADH-quinone oxidoreductase subunit NuoI: protein MWGPAQKGPIGEFFAPVAGYGVTISAMFKKSVTEQYPEERVPTQPRYHGRHQLNRYADGLERCIGCELCAWACPADAIFVEAHANSPEAQFSPGERFGAVYQINYLRCIFCGYCIQACPTRALTMTNEFELAGPTRESLIYEKQDLLAPMGANMLAAPHPMVEGTSDANYYRGEISGPTEEQVAWVREHRPDDPTLATAKPVDGSK from the coding sequence CTGTGGGGCCCGGCCCAAAAGGGCCCGATTGGTGAGTTTTTTGCACCGGTGGCTGGCTATGGCGTAACTATTTCGGCCATGTTTAAGAAGTCAGTGACGGAACAATACCCCGAAGAGCGGGTACCTACTCAGCCGCGCTATCACGGCCGACACCAGCTCAACCGGTATGCCGATGGTTTGGAACGCTGCATCGGCTGCGAGCTTTGCGCATGGGCATGTCCCGCCGACGCGATTTTCGTTGAAGCTCACGCTAATAGCCCCGAGGCGCAGTTTTCGCCAGGGGAGCGTTTTGGTGCGGTTTACCAGATCAACTACTTGCGCTGTATCTTCTGTGGTTACTGCATTCAGGCATGTCCCACCAGAGCGCTGACTATGACGAACGAGTTCGAGTTGGCTGGCCCCACGCGCGAGTCACTCATCTACGAAAAGCAGGATCTGCTTGCTCCGATGGGAGCAAACATGCTGGCTGCACCTCATCCAATGGTGGAGGGAACGTCAGACGCCAACTACTACCGTGGTGAGATTTCAGGGCCAACGGAAGAACAGGTGGCGTGGGTGCGCGAGCATCGCCCGGATGATCCGACCTTGGCAACTGCCAAACCTGTAGATGGGAGCAAGTGA
- the nuoK gene encoding NADH-quinone oxidoreductase subunit NuoK: MYYVVLAVILFAIGGAAVLTRRNAIIALLGVELMLNSCNLVLVTFSRMWGNIEGQVFAFFVMVVAAAEVVVGLAIVVAIFRTNRSASLDGANQLKH, translated from the coding sequence ATGTACTACGTAGTGTTGGCGGTCATTCTGTTCGCCATTGGCGGTGCGGCCGTACTCACACGACGCAACGCAATCATCGCACTGCTCGGCGTGGAGTTGATGCTCAACTCATGCAATCTGGTTCTTGTGACGTTTTCCCGAATGTGGGGGAACATCGAAGGTCAGGTCTTCGCATTCTTTGTTATGGTCGTCGCCGCGGCCGAGGTCGTAGTTGGCCTCGCCATTGTGGTTGCGATCTTCCGTACCAATCGGTCCGCATCGCTTGACGGCGCGAACCAGCTGAAGCACTGA